A single region of the Borrelia hermsii DAH genome encodes:
- a CDS encoding ABC transporter permease translates to MLNTLIFLISETLVNSQALILAGLGGLISEKSGIINIGLEGTMALGAFVGATVAYYYGSPLFAIFVGGLSGLILSVLHAIFTIFFKSDQIITGMAINFLGPAIAMLFGTFIFGSASTPPINIKLPILFDGVLDKKSFIFQIFGKRYSLYIAIMCVILFHVMFKYTKIGLRIKASGEEPEVLESLGVNVIMIRFFCVLLSGLFAGVAGAVISTVIASSYMQGIIGGQGFIAIVMVIFGNWQPFGILMGSFLFSFIRTLVVMISQISFLSLKVPFKILIILPYVVVILSLMFLSKNNYAPKALGLPYKKD, encoded by the coding sequence GTGTTAAACACACTAATATTTCTAATTAGTGAAACGTTGGTAAATTCTCAGGCCTTAATTTTGGCTGGTCTTGGGGGGCTTATAAGTGAGAAAAGTGGAATAATAAATATTGGTCTTGAGGGTACGATGGCTCTTGGAGCATTTGTTGGTGCTACGGTTGCATATTATTATGGTAGTCCATTATTTGCAATTTTTGTTGGAGGTCTCTCAGGGCTTATTCTTTCAGTTTTGCATGCCATTTTTACTATTTTTTTTAAATCAGATCAGATAATAACTGGTATGGCTATTAATTTTTTGGGACCAGCTATTGCTATGTTGTTTGGAACTTTTATTTTTGGTTCTGCTTCAACTCCCCCAATAAACATTAAGTTGCCCATACTTTTTGACGGAGTTTTAGATAAAAAGTCTTTTATATTTCAGATTTTTGGTAAAAGATATTCACTCTATATTGCAATTATGTGTGTTATTCTTTTTCATGTTATGTTTAAATATACTAAAATTGGACTTAGAATTAAAGCCAGTGGTGAGGAGCCAGAAGTTTTAGAATCCCTTGGGGTTAATGTGATTATGATTAGGTTTTTTTGTGTTCTTCTAAGTGGATTATTTGCAGGAGTTGCTGGAGCGGTGATCTCTACTGTGATTGCTTCAAGTTATATGCAAGGAATTATTGGTGGGCAAGGTTTTATTGCCATTGTTATGGTAATTTTTGGGAATTGGCAACCTTTTGGAATTTTGATGGGTAGTTTTTTATTTTCTTTTATAAGAACCTTAGTTGTTATGATTTCTCAAATTTCCTTTTTATCTTTAAAGGTTCCTTTTAAGATATTAATCATTTTACCTTATGTTGTTGTGATTCTAAGTCTTATGTTCCTTTCAAAAAATAATTATGCTCCTAAAGCCTTAGGTTTACCTTATAAAAAAGATTGA